In Uranotaenia lowii strain MFRU-FL chromosome 2, ASM2978415v1, whole genome shotgun sequence, one genomic interval encodes:
- the LOC129744822 gene encoding neuroendocrine protein 7B2-like, whose translation MYLFLVLATLMVASSPGALGYLSAGLKDQLLSDVLMREIVDRMGKDIAEAADSYIDPMDEFPGRLALMARANKDLESEQFDYDALLDGNPNPSPRDQEYLQHSSLWGHQYVSGGAGEGPHRPKPQVKTDAGLPAYCNPPNPCPVGYTEDQGCTMDFENTAAFSREYQANQDCMCDGEHMFNCPSQQQNEAGTQMDSDLESFIARQFHTQEHKSLVAKKFHVKKSSNPFLQGEKLPIAAKKGLHVKH comes from the exons ATGTATTTGTTTTTGGTGTTGGCCACGCTGATGGTCGCCAGCTCCCCTGGGGCACTGGGCTACCTTTCGGCGGGCTTGAAAGACCAGCTGCTGTCGGACGTGCTGATGCGCGAGATAGTCGACCGGATGGGCAAGGACATCGCTGAGGCGGCCGACTCGTACATCGACCCTATGGACGAATTTCCCGGACGTCTGGCTCTGATGGCTCGGGCCAACAAGGATCTGGAATCGGAGCAGTTCGATTACGATGCTTTGCTGGATGGAAATCCGAATCCGTCGCCGAGGGATCAGGAATATCTGCAGCACAGCTCGCTTTGGGGGCACCAGTACGTTTCCGGAGGTGCCGGTGAGGGTCCGCATCGTCCGAAACCACAAGTGAAAACCGATGCTGGGTTGCCGGCTTATTGCAATCCGCCGAACCCGTGCCCGGTAGGATACACCGAGGATCAGGGATGTACCATGGACTTCGAGAATACGGCCGCCTTTAGCCGGGAGTACCAGGCCAATCAGGACTGCATGTGCGACGGGGAGCATATGTTCAACTGTCCCAGCCAGCAGCAAAACGAAGCCGGAACGCAAATGGACTCGGATCTGGAGAGCTTCATCGCCCGGCAGTTTCACACCCAGGAACACAAGAGCTTGGTCGCGAAGAAGTTTCACGTGAAGAAG AGCTCCAACCCATTTCTTCAAGGCGAGAAGCTTCCGATAGCGGCCAAGAAAGGTCTTCATGTAAAGCACTAA